The region GGGAGCCTCGCCGAACTGGTCCCCGGTCCGGGCGTGGAGTACCTGCTCCTGCCGGAGGCCGGCCTGGCGTTTCTCGGGACGGCACTCGTCTACCTGGCGTGGATCGAGTCGCCGTTCGGCAGGTAGTCGGTCCAGCCCCGCGGCTCCCGGTCCCCCACCGTTTAGACGGTTCGGCCCCAACGACGGCGCATGAACGTCGTTACGCTGCTCCCGTCCGCCACCGAGGTCGTCTACGCGCTCGGCATCGAGCCGGTCGGCGTCTCCCACGAGTGCGACTACCCACCGGCGGCGACCGAACTGCCGTCGATGAACCGGTCGCGGGTCGACCCCGAGGCCAGCAGCGCGGCGATAAACGAACAGGTCGTCGAGGCCGAGCGCGGCGACGGCGTGTACGAGATCGATGTCGCGGCGCTCGACGCCGCCGACCCGGACCTCGTCGTCACCCAGGGTATCTGCGACGTGTGTGCCGTCGACGAGATACTCGTCGAGCGCGCCGTCGAGGAGATCGACGCGAACCCCGAGATCCTCGCGAGCGACCCCCACAGCCTCGCCGACCTGTACGACGACGTGCGTCGCGTCGGCGAAGCGACGGGCCGGACGGAGCGCGCCGCGGAACTGGTCGACTCCCTGCAGTCCCGCGTCGCCGCCGTCGAGGCACGCGCCGCGGAGACGGCCGAGCGCCCCCGCGTCGCCGTGCTGGACTGGATGGAGCCGCCGATGGTGGCCGGCCACTGGGTGCCCGAACTCGTCGAGATCGCGGGCGGCGAGTACGGGCTGGCCGAGCGGGGCGAGCGGTCCCGGCCCCGCGAGTTCACCGAGGTCGCCGCGTACGACCCCGAGGTGCTCGTCGCGGCCCCCTGCGGGTTCGGGCTGGACCGGACGACCGCGAACGCGGCGGAGCTGACCGACCGCGACGAGTGGGACGAGGTCACGGCCGTCCGCGAGGGGCGGGCGTACGCGATGGACGGGAACCACTACATGAACCGGCCGGGCCCGCGGCTGGTCGACACGCTGGAACACCTCGCCGGACTGCTCCACCCCGAGGCGTTCGACCGCCCGCCGGCGGACGTGGCGACGGCGTTCCCGGCGGCCGCGCCGCGGCGATGAGCGACGGGCGGGACCGGCAGCGCCTGATCCTCTCGCGAGCGGCGTACAACCGGATCGTCGAGCACGCCCGCGATGGCACTCCTGAGGAGGTCTGCGGCGTTCTCGGCGGCAGCACGGATCCGGGCGGGGACGGCGACCAGAGGGGGACGCAACGCGTCGACACCGCCCTCGCCGTCGAGAACGTCGCCGACGACCCGCGGACGCGGTACGAACTCGACCCGAGCGAACAGCTCCGCCGGATCGAGGCGATCGAAGGCGACGGCGACGCAGTCGTCGGGTTCTACCACTCACATCCCCGGGGACCGGCGGGGCCGAGCGACACCGACCGCGCGCTGGCGACGTGGCCGGGCATGTCGTAC is a window of Halostella salina DNA encoding:
- a CDS encoding ABC transporter substrate-binding protein — encoded protein: MNVVTLLPSATEVVYALGIEPVGVSHECDYPPAATELPSMNRSRVDPEASSAAINEQVVEAERGDGVYEIDVAALDAADPDLVVTQGICDVCAVDEILVERAVEEIDANPEILASDPHSLADLYDDVRRVGEATGRTERAAELVDSLQSRVAAVEARAAETAERPRVAVLDWMEPPMVAGHWVPELVEIAGGEYGLAERGERSRPREFTEVAAYDPEVLVAAPCGFGLDRTTANAAELTDRDEWDEVTAVREGRAYAMDGNHYMNRPGPRLVDTLEHLAGLLHPEAFDRPPADVATAFPAAAPRR
- a CDS encoding desampylase, translated to MSDGRDRQRLILSRAAYNRIVEHARDGTPEEVCGVLGGSTDPGGDGDQRGTQRVDTALAVENVADDPRTRYELDPSEQLRRIEAIEGDGDAVVGFYHSHPRGPAGPSDTDRALATWPGMSYVIVSLGDGDPEVGSWRWTGERFEAEQVAVEG